One window of the Candidatus Microbacterium colombiense genome contains the following:
- a CDS encoding ABC transporter substrate-binding protein, whose amino-acid sequence MKLRKSLIAVTAITALGVSALAGCSTGGGDDANTGGDSPALTIAKPDGAITTESNNPYVGDSSASKYGYGKVIFESLGLVNQTGDRGVTPWLAESIEWNDDYTAVTVVPRKDVTWSDGEPFTADDIVYTYELVSTPALDTAGLKFEGATVDGDAVTLSFGESKYVNQSRVLHVPIVPKHIWENLDEPATNPVKGDDLVGTGPYALSNWSTESVTLEARDDYWGGDLAVPELHYVSYGDNTALTTALAQGEADWAQAFIPQVQEQFIDSDPEHNVFWAAPTTGSATLFMNLQQKPFDDVAFRQALAWVIDRDAYVDIAREGASEAVWSVTGLSSILEDEIQPEFQGKDYSVDAEKARDLLTDAGYTWKDDALIDPDGTPVSFTLSVPSGWSDWNTAQELIAEDVTEAIGAEVKIDMPDWGGWQGPRDEGTFSAIIHWLEDSGTAYGLYTSTMDPRWISPEGIAGFNFGRFDDPKATAALNSYANASSDDERTAALDTMQTIFADQVPAIPLGAHPLLGEFNTRNYVGWPSDKDPYASADPTQQNIVQILTKLKPAE is encoded by the coding sequence ATGAAGCTCAGAAAGTCTCTGATCGCCGTCACAGCGATCACCGCCCTCGGTGTCTCGGCCCTCGCCGGATGCTCGACCGGCGGCGGCGACGACGCGAACACCGGCGGCGATTCCCCCGCCCTGACGATCGCGAAGCCCGACGGCGCGATCACCACCGAGTCGAACAACCCCTACGTCGGCGACTCGTCGGCATCGAAGTACGGGTACGGCAAGGTCATCTTCGAGTCCCTCGGGCTCGTGAACCAGACGGGCGACCGCGGTGTCACCCCCTGGCTCGCCGAGAGCATCGAGTGGAACGACGACTACACCGCCGTCACCGTCGTGCCCCGCAAGGACGTCACCTGGAGCGACGGCGAGCCGTTCACCGCCGACGACATCGTCTACACCTACGAGCTCGTCTCGACCCCCGCGCTCGACACCGCCGGCCTGAAGTTCGAGGGCGCGACCGTCGACGGCGACGCGGTCACCCTCTCCTTCGGCGAATCGAAGTATGTCAACCAGTCCCGCGTGCTGCACGTACCGATCGTGCCGAAGCACATCTGGGAGAACCTCGACGAGCCGGCCACGAACCCCGTCAAGGGCGACGACCTCGTGGGCACCGGCCCCTACGCGCTGTCGAACTGGTCGACCGAGTCGGTCACGCTCGAGGCCCGCGACGACTACTGGGGCGGCGACCTGGCCGTACCCGAGCTGCACTACGTCTCGTACGGCGACAACACCGCGCTCACCACCGCCCTCGCACAGGGCGAGGCCGACTGGGCGCAGGCGTTCATCCCGCAGGTGCAGGAGCAGTTCATCGACTCCGACCCCGAGCACAACGTGTTCTGGGCGGCTCCGACGACCGGTTCGGCGACGCTGTTCATGAACCTGCAGCAGAAGCCGTTCGACGACGTCGCCTTCCGTCAGGCACTCGCCTGGGTGATCGACCGCGACGCCTACGTCGACATCGCCCGTGAGGGGGCGAGCGAGGCGGTCTGGTCGGTGACCGGGCTCTCCTCGATCCTCGAGGACGAGATCCAGCCCGAGTTCCAGGGCAAGGACTACTCGGTCGATGCCGAGAAGGCCCGCGACCTGCTGACGGATGCCGGCTACACGTGGAAGGACGACGCGCTGATCGACCCCGACGGCACGCCCGTCTCGTTCACGCTCTCGGTCCCCTCGGGCTGGAGCGACTGGAACACCGCGCAGGAGCTCATCGCGGAAGACGTGACCGAGGCCATCGGTGCCGAGGTCAAGATCGACATGCCCGACTGGGGCGGCTGGCAGGGTCCTCGCGACGAGGGCACGTTCTCGGCGATCATCCACTGGCTCGAAGACAGCGGCACGGCCTACGGCCTGTACACCTCGACGATGGATCCGCGCTGGATCTCTCCGGAGGGCATCGCCGGCTTCAACTTCGGTCGCTTCGACGACCCGAAGGCCACGGCGGCGCTCAACTCCTATGCGAACGCGTCGTCGGATGACGAGCGCACGGCTGCGCTCGACACCATGCAGACGATCTTCGCCGACCAGGTGCCGGCGATCCCGCTGGGTGCTCACCCGCTGCTGGGCGAGTTCAACACGCGCAACTACGTCGGCTGGCCCTCGGACAAGGACCCGTACGCGTCGGCAGACCCGACACAGCAGAACATCGTGCAGATCCTCACGAAGCTGAAGCCCGCCGAGTAA
- the moaA gene encoding GTP 3',8-cyclase MoaA: MTTVPVVIGRRAPITASTSAAATSAASGDGLLVDAHGRVHRDLRISLTDRCSLRCTYCMPEQGNEWLARTSILSTDEIVEVAEIAASLGIRTFRLTGGEPLLRTDIVDVVRRIARIEGADGPVEVAMTTNGISLAAKLPALIDAGLTRLNISIDTVNRQRFADLTRRDRLDDVFEGIAAAAASELRPLKLNAVAMRGVNDDELVDLVEFAMGVGAQLRFIEQMPLDAGHTWDRASMVTREEILASLSERWTLEPVAGRGGAPAEKWRIDGGPHEVGVIASVTAPFCGACDRLRLTADGQFRNCLFSLTEYDLAGILRADDSVAGHRSDAIAALLRSCVHGKLPGHAIDDPSFLQPARGMNAIGG; the protein is encoded by the coding sequence ATGACGACCGTGCCGGTCGTGATCGGTCGCCGCGCCCCGATCACCGCGTCGACATCGGCAGCGGCGACATCCGCAGCGTCGGGCGACGGACTGCTCGTCGACGCCCACGGCCGCGTGCACCGCGATCTGCGCATCTCGCTGACCGACCGCTGCTCGCTGCGGTGCACCTACTGCATGCCCGAGCAGGGCAACGAGTGGCTCGCGCGCACCAGCATCCTCTCGACCGACGAGATCGTGGAAGTGGCCGAGATCGCCGCATCCCTCGGCATCCGCACGTTCCGGTTGACCGGAGGTGAGCCGCTGCTGCGGACCGACATCGTCGACGTGGTGCGCCGGATCGCCCGCATCGAGGGTGCCGACGGACCGGTCGAGGTCGCCATGACCACGAACGGCATCAGTCTCGCCGCGAAGCTCCCGGCCCTGATCGACGCCGGACTCACGCGGCTCAACATCAGCATCGACACCGTGAACCGGCAACGGTTCGCCGACCTCACCCGCCGCGACCGGCTCGACGACGTGTTCGAGGGCATCGCCGCGGCCGCGGCATCCGAACTCCGGCCGCTCAAGCTCAACGCGGTCGCGATGCGCGGGGTGAACGATGACGAGCTCGTCGACCTGGTGGAGTTCGCGATGGGCGTCGGCGCGCAGCTGCGCTTCATCGAACAGATGCCCCTCGATGCCGGGCACACGTGGGATCGCGCTTCGATGGTCACGCGCGAGGAGATCCTGGCGTCGCTGAGCGAGCGGTGGACGCTCGAACCTGTCGCCGGCCGCGGGGGAGCGCCGGCCGAGAAATGGCGGATCGATGGCGGCCCGCACGAGGTGGGCGTGATCGCCTCGGTCACTGCGCCGTTCTGCGGGGCGTGCGACCGGTTGCGGCTCACGGCCGACGGGCAGTTCCGCAACTGCCTGTTCTCGCTGACCGAGTACGACCTCGCCGGCATCCTGCGCGCCGACGACTCGGTCGCCGGTCACCGCTCGGACGCCATCGCCGCACTGCTGCGCTCCTGCGTGCACGGCAAGCTGCCCGGTCACGCGATCGATGACCCGTCGTTCCTGCAGCCGGCGCGCGGGATGAACGCGATCGGCGGCTGA
- a CDS encoding ABC transporter ATP-binding protein, which yields MPDPLLTVRDFSVVYDVDPPVEAVKNVTLELQRGEILGLAGESGCGKTTLAYGVQRLLRAPAVITGGAVTFHDASGVDVDINALDVDAMQRFRWDKVSMVFQGAMNALNPVATIGSQLEDVFEIHRPEMNRRQRRAEAEELLEIVKVGRQRVRSFPHELSGGMRQRVMIAMALALRPQLMVMDEPTTALDVLVQREILKQISQLRHEFGFSVIFITHDLPLLLEISDRIAIMREGEIIELASSEQIWTHPQHEYTKTLLSSFPRLTGERGVLVR from the coding sequence ATGCCAGACCCCCTGCTCACCGTGCGCGACTTCTCGGTCGTCTACGACGTCGATCCGCCCGTCGAGGCGGTGAAGAACGTGACCCTCGAACTGCAGCGCGGAGAGATCCTGGGCCTTGCCGGTGAGAGCGGATGCGGCAAGACCACTCTCGCGTACGGCGTGCAGCGGCTGTTGCGAGCGCCGGCCGTCATCACCGGCGGCGCCGTGACCTTCCACGATGCGTCGGGGGTCGACGTCGACATCAACGCGCTCGACGTCGACGCCATGCAGCGCTTCCGCTGGGACAAGGTGTCGATGGTCTTCCAGGGGGCCATGAACGCCCTCAACCCGGTCGCGACGATCGGCTCGCAGCTCGAGGACGTGTTCGAGATCCATCGCCCCGAGATGAACCGACGACAGCGCCGGGCGGAGGCGGAGGAGCTGCTCGAGATCGTCAAGGTGGGGCGGCAGCGCGTGCGCTCGTTCCCGCATGAGCTCTCCGGCGGCATGCGCCAGCGCGTGATGATCGCGATGGCGCTCGCCCTGCGTCCGCAGCTGATGGTCATGGACGAGCCCACCACGGCGCTCGACGTGCTGGTGCAGCGCGAGATCCTCAAGCAGATCTCGCAGCTGCGGCACGAGTTCGGGTTCTCGGTGATCTTCATCACGCATGACCTCCCGCTGCTGCTGGAGATCAGCGACCGGATCGCGATCATGCGCGAGGGCGAGATCATCGAACTCGCGTCGTCGGAGCAGATCTGGACGCACCCGCAGCATGAGTACACGAAGACCCTGTTGTCGTCCTTCCCCCGTCTGACCGGGGAGAGAGGGGTGCTGGTTCGATGA
- a CDS encoding TetR/AcrR family transcriptional regulator: MKDTGETSRVRPATRAKREQILKAAVEIFGNKGSTNGTLADVAEQVGITHAGVLHHFGSKQKLLLEVLAYRDQADVANLAEKHIPDGPELFLHLVRTAFANELRPGIVQAYTVLSSESVTDDHPGREYFEDRYLTLRREVTAAFHELCAQEGVAEPDTIAAAAAGILAVMDGLQLQWLLHPGTVELGEASEFAITAIVNAVLRPGPSLTSYVAPA; encoded by the coding sequence ATGAAGGACACCGGGGAGACATCCCGTGTGCGCCCGGCCACCCGAGCGAAACGCGAGCAGATCCTGAAGGCGGCCGTCGAGATCTTCGGCAACAAGGGATCCACGAACGGCACGCTCGCCGACGTCGCCGAACAGGTCGGCATCACGCATGCGGGCGTGCTGCACCACTTCGGATCGAAGCAGAAGCTGCTCCTCGAGGTGCTGGCCTACCGCGACCAGGCCGATGTCGCGAATCTCGCCGAGAAGCACATCCCGGACGGCCCCGAACTGTTCCTGCACCTCGTGCGCACCGCGTTCGCGAACGAGTTGCGGCCCGGCATCGTGCAGGCCTACACGGTGCTGTCGTCGGAATCGGTGACCGACGACCACCCCGGTCGCGAGTACTTCGAAGACCGCTACCTGACGCTCCGGCGCGAGGTCACCGCGGCGTTCCACGAGCTGTGCGCGCAGGAGGGTGTGGCCGAGCCCGACACGATCGCTGCCGCGGCCGCCGGCATCCTCGCCGTCATGGACGGACTCCAGCTGCAGTGGCTGCTGCACCCCGGAACCGTCGAACTGGGTGAGGCGAGCGAGTTCGCCATCACCGCGATCGTGAACGCCGTGCTGCGCCCCGGCCCGTCGCTCACCTCCTACGTCGCCCCGGCCTGA
- a CDS encoding ABC transporter ATP-binding protein — protein sequence MSAGLRAHVVVAREHFPVDVELEVATGETVAVMGPSGAGKSTLLQALAGLESLDAGEIEVDGRVVDHVASPSVRTAPMDRGIVLLGQDARLFPHLSVRENVAFGPRAAGVEARTARDAADEWVARVGLPGAGDRMPRELSGGEGQRVAVARALAASPRAVLLDEPLVALDPQTAGEIRRMLREQLAGITTVAVTHDAADAVALADRLIVVESGRVTQTGGVRDVLAAPASDFVAAIAGVNRLPGFASDGGWRGGEMRLVSADPSSQALAAADGGALAAVFRPEDVQVVAESPDAWHTGILRIEPTVAGVRVHTAAGAVDMAVADAIGLAPGMSLHLRIEPAHVRFVRME from the coding sequence ATGAGCGCGGGCCTGCGTGCGCACGTCGTCGTGGCGCGCGAACACTTCCCGGTCGATGTCGAGCTCGAGGTGGCCACGGGCGAGACGGTCGCCGTGATGGGGCCGAGCGGCGCGGGCAAGTCGACGCTGCTGCAGGCTCTCGCCGGACTCGAGTCGCTCGATGCCGGAGAGATCGAGGTCGACGGCAGGGTCGTCGATCATGTCGCGTCACCGTCGGTGCGGACGGCGCCGATGGATCGCGGCATCGTGCTGCTCGGACAGGACGCACGCCTGTTCCCGCACTTGAGCGTGCGCGAGAACGTCGCCTTCGGGCCTCGCGCCGCCGGCGTCGAGGCCCGCACGGCACGCGACGCCGCAGATGAGTGGGTCGCCCGGGTCGGCCTGCCCGGTGCCGGCGATCGGATGCCGCGGGAGCTGTCCGGCGGCGAGGGGCAACGCGTCGCCGTCGCCCGCGCGCTCGCCGCGTCGCCCCGTGCGGTGCTGCTCGACGAACCTCTGGTCGCGCTCGATCCGCAGACAGCGGGGGAGATCCGACGGATGCTGCGGGAGCAGCTCGCGGGGATCACGACCGTCGCCGTCACGCACGACGCCGCCGACGCGGTCGCGCTGGCCGATCGGCTCATCGTCGTCGAATCGGGGCGCGTGACCCAGACCGGCGGGGTGCGGGATGTGCTGGCGGCTCCGGCATCCGATTTCGTCGCCGCGATCGCGGGCGTCAATCGTCTGCCGGGATTCGCATCGGACGGCGGGTGGCGCGGCGGGGAGATGCGCCTCGTCAGTGCCGATCCGTCATCGCAGGCGCTCGCCGCTGCGGACGGTGGCGCGCTCGCCGCCGTGTTCCGCCCGGAGGATGTGCAGGTCGTCGCCGAATCGCCGGACGCGTGGCACACCGGCATCCTCCGAATCGAGCCGACCGTCGCCGGGGTGCGGGTGCACACGGCTGCCGGGGCGGTCGACATGGCTGTCGCGGATGCGATCGGACTCGCCCCGGGTATGTCGCTGCACCTGCGGATCGAGCCGGCGCACGTGCGCTTCGTGCGGATGGAATGA
- the modA gene encoding molybdate ABC transporter substrate-binding protein, translating into MNRTLRRSATALLAAAALALTGCASAAETSPSPSATTAESNLTGELTVYAAASLSGAFDAIGEAFTAENPDVTISPVYDGSSTLVTQILEGAPADVFASADEANMEKAGDAASDPTLFASNTLVIAVPAGNPGGVESLADLADVTTVLCAPEVPCGAASAKLLDAAGVTVEPASLEQNVTAVLTKVAASEADAGLVYATDVIGRDDVEVIVPDGADEVVNHYPIAALADADNPEAAAAFVAFVLSDAGQKILADFGFGAP; encoded by the coding sequence ATGAACCGCACGCTCCGCCGCTCCGCCACAGCTCTCCTCGCCGCGGCCGCCCTCGCTCTCACGGGGTGCGCCAGCGCCGCTGAGACCTCTCCGTCGCCGTCGGCCACCACCGCCGAGAGCAACCTGACCGGTGAGCTCACGGTCTACGCCGCCGCCTCGCTGTCGGGCGCATTCGATGCGATCGGTGAGGCGTTCACGGCTGAGAACCCCGATGTGACGATCAGCCCGGTCTACGACGGTTCGTCGACCCTGGTCACCCAGATCCTCGAGGGCGCCCCGGCCGATGTGTTCGCCTCGGCAGACGAGGCGAACATGGAGAAGGCGGGGGATGCCGCGAGCGACCCGACCCTGTTCGCCTCGAACACGCTCGTGATCGCCGTGCCTGCGGGCAACCCGGGCGGCGTGGAATCCCTCGCCGATCTCGCCGACGTCACCACGGTGCTGTGTGCTCCCGAGGTGCCGTGCGGCGCGGCATCCGCGAAGCTTCTCGATGCCGCGGGCGTCACGGTCGAGCCAGCGAGCCTCGAGCAGAACGTCACCGCGGTGCTGACGAAGGTCGCCGCCTCCGAGGCCGACGCCGGTCTGGTCTACGCGACCGATGTGATCGGCCGCGACGACGTCGAGGTCATCGTGCCCGACGGCGCCGACGAGGTCGTCAACCACTACCCGATCGCCGCCCTCGCGGATGCCGACAACCCCGAAGCCGCGGCGGCGTTCGTCGCCTTCGTGCTCTCGGATGCGGGTCAGAAGATCCTCGCGGACTTCGGCTTCGGGGCACCGTGA
- a CDS encoding ATP-binding cassette domain-containing protein → MTTLEFSNVTKTYNVRGAGQLKALDDVSFTLTSGQTIGLVGQSGSGKSTIAKILTQLETPTSGRVLLDGVPIPRRGKGLRSYRQQLRMVFQDPFASLNPYHSIRYHLERPIRLDDVVPKKETEDEVRRLLERVRLDPDAVIDRRPHELSGGQRQRVAIARALASRPSLLVADEPVSMLDVSIRLGVLNLLADLQREEGLGVLYITHDLATARHFSDEIMVLNQGRVVEYGPADDVILNPQDPYTRELRAASPDPDKHFATAASTGGAL, encoded by the coding sequence ATGACCACCCTCGAATTCTCGAACGTCACCAAGACGTACAACGTCCGCGGAGCGGGGCAGCTGAAGGCGCTCGACGACGTCAGCTTCACGCTCACCTCGGGCCAGACGATCGGTCTGGTCGGACAGTCGGGCAGCGGCAAGTCGACGATCGCCAAGATCCTCACCCAGCTCGAGACGCCGACCAGCGGCCGAGTGCTCCTCGACGGCGTCCCGATCCCGCGTCGGGGCAAGGGCCTGCGCTCCTACCGTCAGCAACTGCGGATGGTCTTCCAGGACCCCTTCGCCTCGCTCAACCCGTACCACTCCATCCGCTATCACCTCGAGCGGCCCATCCGCCTCGACGACGTCGTGCCGAAGAAGGAGACCGAAGACGAGGTGCGCCGTCTGCTCGAGCGCGTGCGCCTCGACCCGGATGCGGTGATCGACCGCCGTCCGCACGAGCTCTCCGGCGGACAGCGTCAGCGCGTGGCCATCGCCCGCGCTCTCGCCTCGCGCCCCTCGCTGCTCGTCGCCGATGAGCCGGTGTCGATGCTCGACGTGTCGATCCGCCTGGGCGTGCTGAACCTGCTCGCCGATCTGCAGCGCGAGGAGGGCCTCGGGGTGCTGTACATCACGCACGACCTCGCCACCGCTCGCCACTTCAGCGACGAGATCATGGTGCTGAACCAGGGTCGTGTGGTCGAGTACGGCCCCGCCGACGACGTCATCCTGAACCCCCAGGACCCCTACACGCGAGAGCTGCGGGCGGCGTCACCCGACCCGGACAAGCACTTCGCGACCGCCGCTTCGACCGGAGGTGCCCTGTGA
- the modB gene encoding molybdate ABC transporter permease subunit has protein sequence MSSGGRGYAPRALAVPALIGLAFLILPLTALVARVNWGTFVADVTSPAALSALALSLGTGLIATVVCIVVGVPLALYIARSGPRLAAVLRAAVTVPLVLPPMVGGVALLYLFGRAGWLGGLGLSFSTPAVVLAQTFVALPFLVLAVEGAVRTSGVEYERTAAALGAGRWTILRRITLPLAAPGIVAGVVLCFARAIGEFGATALFAGNRPGVTQTMPLAIYTAFNGAGVTQGAAVALALLLLATAIAVLLLVRGWRPGAAR, from the coding sequence GTGAGTTCCGGCGGGCGCGGCTACGCCCCGCGCGCGCTCGCCGTTCCGGCCCTGATCGGGTTGGCGTTCCTGATTCTTCCGCTCACGGCGCTCGTCGCCCGCGTGAACTGGGGCACATTCGTCGCTGACGTCACCTCGCCCGCCGCGCTGTCGGCGCTCGCGCTGTCGCTCGGCACCGGTCTGATCGCCACCGTCGTGTGCATCGTCGTCGGGGTGCCGCTGGCGTTGTACATCGCGCGCTCCGGCCCACGGCTGGCCGCGGTGCTGCGGGCGGCGGTCACCGTTCCCCTCGTGCTGCCGCCGATGGTCGGTGGCGTCGCGCTGCTGTACCTGTTCGGGCGTGCGGGGTGGCTCGGCGGGTTGGGCCTGTCGTTCAGCACCCCGGCGGTCGTGCTCGCGCAGACCTTCGTCGCACTGCCGTTCCTGGTGCTCGCGGTCGAGGGCGCGGTGCGCACCTCGGGCGTCGAGTACGAGCGCACCGCCGCAGCTCTCGGTGCCGGGCGGTGGACGATCCTCCGCCGCATCACCCTTCCTCTCGCGGCACCGGGCATCGTGGCGGGCGTGGTGCTCTGCTTCGCCCGCGCGATCGGTGAGTTCGGAGCGACGGCGCTGTTCGCCGGCAACCGACCAGGGGTGACGCAGACCATGCCCCTCGCGATCTACACCGCGTTCAACGGCGCCGGGGTGACGCAGGGGGCGGCGGTCGCCCTCGCGCTCCTCCTGCTCGCGACCGCGATCGCCGTGCTGCTGCTGGTGCGTGGATGGCGACCGGGAGCCGCCCGATGA
- a CDS encoding ABC transporter permease: MSTAFPQLDDNDLVQPDALEVGTTATAAERGRRPVPWRFFAGRTGFYLFTLWAALTINFFLPRFMKGDAVSSYLARNRNVSPEAAESLRILLGIDTDKSIWQQYIEYWGMLLRGDLGISTLHGLRPVGEVLAAALPWTLGLVGLATIISFAIGTIGGAVVGWRRGSRLDALIPITTFFNTIPYFWLGLIAIAIFSSALRWFPSSHAYDKGQSPEWSFDFIGQVIMHGTLPALTIIIASLGGWMLGMRNMMLTVLDEDYITVAQAKGMPNRRVLWAYAARNAVLPQIQSFALSIGFIVGGTIVMEMVFSYPGVGKLLLDATNAKDFALMQGVFLVITLSVLVANILADVVYAYLDPRTRQTEA, encoded by the coding sequence GTGAGTACCGCTTTCCCCCAGCTCGACGACAACGACCTCGTGCAGCCCGACGCGCTCGAGGTCGGCACCACGGCGACGGCGGCCGAACGCGGACGCCGTCCCGTGCCCTGGCGCTTCTTCGCCGGCCGCACCGGCTTCTATCTGTTCACGCTGTGGGCGGCGCTCACGATCAACTTCTTCCTGCCGCGCTTCATGAAGGGCGATGCGGTCAGCTCGTACCTGGCACGCAACCGCAACGTGAGCCCGGAGGCCGCGGAGTCGCTGCGCATCCTGCTGGGGATCGACACCGACAAGTCGATCTGGCAGCAGTACATCGAATACTGGGGGATGCTGCTGCGCGGCGACCTCGGCATCTCGACGCTGCACGGGCTGCGCCCGGTCGGCGAGGTGCTCGCCGCCGCTCTGCCGTGGACCCTCGGGCTCGTCGGTCTCGCCACGATCATCTCGTTCGCGATCGGCACGATCGGCGGCGCGGTCGTCGGATGGAGGCGCGGCAGCCGCCTGGACGCCCTCATCCCGATCACGACCTTCTTCAACACGATCCCGTACTTCTGGCTCGGCCTGATCGCGATCGCGATCTTCTCGTCGGCCCTGCGCTGGTTCCCCTCGTCGCATGCCTACGACAAGGGGCAATCGCCCGAGTGGAGCTTCGACTTCATCGGTCAGGTGATCATGCACGGCACCCTCCCGGCGCTCACGATCATCATCGCCTCGCTCGGCGGATGGATGCTGGGCATGCGCAACATGATGCTCACCGTGCTCGACGAGGACTACATCACCGTCGCGCAGGCGAAGGGCATGCCGAACCGGCGAGTGCTCTGGGCCTACGCCGCCCGCAACGCGGTGCTGCCGCAGATCCAGAGCTTCGCGCTCTCGATCGGCTTCATCGTGGGCGGCACGATCGTCATGGAGATGGTCTTCAGCTACCCGGGCGTCGGCAAGCTGCTGCTCGACGCGACCAACGCCAAGGACTTCGCCCTCATGCAGGGTGTCTTCCTCGTGATCACCCTCTCGGTGCTCGTCGCCAACATCCTCGCGGATGTCGTCTACGCGTACCTCGACCCGCGCACCCGTCAGACGGAGGCCTGA
- a CDS encoding amidohydrolase, translating to MTIDLEALYIDLHQHPELSFQETRTAGIAAAHLRDLGLDVQEGIGITGVVGVLANGDGPVVWLRADMDALPVGEQTGLSYASTATGIDPAGNTVPVMHACGHDMHVTAMVGAVEKLVADRAEWTGTLVVLIQPAEEYGAGARAMLDAGLLDLVPKPDVVLGQHVTPLPAGTIGVRPGTQMAASDGLTVTLHGRGGHGSRPHSTIDPIVMAAATVMRLQTIASREVDPRDVAVVTVGSIHAGLKNNIIPAEATLELSLRYPNDEMRDKVLASVERIVRAEAAASGAVKEPEIRTDHTLPPTINDDEATARVTTALQRALGESAVIDPGMFTGSEDVSWFARDSGAPLVFWFWGGVDPARFAAAMAAGTLDSEIPTNHSPFFAPEIHPTIEVGVTALSAAAREFLA from the coding sequence ATGACGATCGATCTCGAAGCGCTCTACATCGACCTGCACCAGCATCCCGAGCTCTCGTTCCAGGAGACCCGCACCGCCGGCATCGCCGCCGCGCACCTGCGTGACCTGGGGCTCGACGTGCAGGAGGGCATCGGTATCACCGGAGTCGTCGGAGTGCTCGCGAACGGCGACGGCCCCGTGGTGTGGCTGCGCGCCGACATGGATGCTCTGCCTGTCGGCGAGCAGACCGGACTGTCGTACGCGAGCACCGCCACCGGCATCGACCCCGCCGGCAACACCGTGCCGGTCATGCACGCCTGCGGCCACGACATGCACGTGACCGCGATGGTCGGCGCGGTCGAGAAGCTCGTGGCGGATCGGGCCGAGTGGACGGGCACGCTGGTCGTGCTGATCCAGCCCGCCGAGGAGTACGGCGCGGGCGCTCGCGCCATGCTCGACGCGGGGCTGCTCGACCTCGTGCCGAAGCCCGACGTCGTGCTCGGCCAGCATGTGACGCCGCTCCCCGCCGGAACGATCGGCGTGCGCCCCGGCACCCAGATGGCGGCATCCGACGGACTGACCGTCACGCTGCACGGGCGCGGCGGACACGGCTCCCGCCCGCACTCCACGATCGACCCGATCGTGATGGCCGCGGCCACCGTCATGCGCCTGCAGACGATCGCCTCGCGCGAGGTCGACCCCCGCGACGTCGCCGTGGTCACGGTCGGATCGATCCATGCCGGATTGAAGAACAACATCATCCCGGCGGAGGCGACACTCGAGCTCAGCCTGCGCTACCCGAACGACGAGATGCGCGACAAGGTGCTCGCGAGTGTGGAGCGCATCGTGCGCGCCGAGGCCGCGGCGTCGGGAGCCGTGAAGGAGCCCGAGATCCGCACCGACCACACGCTGCCGCCCACGATCAACGACGACGAGGCCACGGCCCGCGTGACCACGGCGCTGCAGCGCGCGCTGGGCGAGAGCGCCGTGATCGACCCCGGCATGTTCACGGGCAGCGAGGACGTGTCGTGGTTCGCCCGCGACAGCGGCGCGCCGCTCGTCTTCTGGTTCTGGGGCGGCGTGGATCCGGCACGATTCGCCGCGGCGATGGCGGCGGGCACGCTCGACAGCGAGATCCCGACGAACCACTCGCCGTTCTTCGCGCCGGAGATCCACCCCACGATCGAGGTCGGCGTCACCGCCCTGTCGGCCGCGGCGCGCGAGTTCCTGGCCTAG